GCTTGCCGCTGGACGCCTCCTGCCACCCCCAGGCCTGCGCCAATGGCTGcacgtcagggccagggctacCCGGGGCCCCCTATGCGCTATGGAGAGAGTTCCTCTTCTCCGTTCCCGCGGGGCCCCCCCGCGCAGTACTCGGTGTGTGGCCCTGACCTGGGTCTGTTCCCTGCATCTCCTCAGGCCACCTTCCTGTCTGCTGCCCAAGGTCTGGGTCTGCTCACCAGACACACCCAGCCTGCAGGCCCCTCCCACGTCCTTGTCACCTCTGACCTCCGACCTCCAGCCTCCGACCTCTGCAGTGCCCTTGCCCCTCCCAGTGGGAGAAGCTCTCGCCTGGGCCCTTGGCACGAGCTgtgcctcctctttctctctcccagcaCAGCCGCTCCTTCCTGTCTGCCAGGTCTTGGCCTGTGTCCTCTCCCCGTGTGTCCCCCTGTCTGCAACTGTCCTGCCTGTCCTTGTCAGGAGCACTGTGGGGAGGCTCCCTGAGGTGTGGCTGACGAAGCGGGGAGCCCTGCGTGTCCACCCTCATCCGTCGTGCAGGGGTCCACGGGCCATGACCGTGAGGACGTGATgcagccctgcctccctctccacaGGTCACCCTCCACGGCCAGGATGTCCTCATGCTCCCTGGTGACCTCGTTGGCTTGCAGCACGATGCTGGCCCTGGCGCCCTCCTGCACTGCTCGCCGGCTCCCAGCCACCCTGGTCCCCAGGCCCCGTACCTCTCCGCCAACGCCTCGTCATGGCTGCCCCACTTGCCAGCCCAGCTGGAGGGCACTTGGGcctgccctgcctgtgccctgcGGCTGCTTGCAGCCACGGAACAGCTCACCGTGCTGCTGGGCCTGAGGCCCAACCCTGGGCTGCGGCTGCCTGGGCGCTATGAGGTCCGGGCAGAGGTGGGCAATGGCGTGTCCAGGCACAACCTGTCCTGCAGCTTTGACGTggtctccccagtggctgggctGCGGGTCATCTACCCTGCCCCCCATCACGGCCGCCTCTACGTGCCCACCAACGGCTCAGCCTTGGTGCTCCAGGTGGACTCTGGTGCCAACGCCACGGCCACGGCTCGCTGGCCCGGGGGCAGTGTCAGCGCCCGCTTTGAGaatgcctgccctgccctggtgGCCACCTTCGTGCCCGGCTGCCCCTGGGAGACCAATGATACCCTGTTCTCAGCGGTAGCACTGCCGTGGCTCAGTGAGGGGGAGCACGTGATGGACGTTGTGGTGGAAAACAGCGCCAGCCGGGCCAACCTCAGCCTGCGGGTGACGGCGGAGGAGCCCATCTGTGGCCTCCGCGCCACGCCCAGCCCCGAGGCCCGTGTACTGCAGGGAGTCCTAGTGGTGAGTATGGCCGAGGCTCCACCACCAGCCCCCAGGCAGGTGCCTGCAGACAGGGTGCTCACACAGGGCGTGAGGCCTGGCTTCCCAGTGAGGGCAGCAGCCCAGTTACTGGGGACGTCGGCCCCGGGCAGGTCCTGCTGGCTGGCTCCTCAGGCTACCTGGTGGGCTTTAAATTCCTGGAAAGTCACGGCTCTGACAGCGGCTCCGCTAACTCATTCCACTGTCTCATTTCACGAGATGAATTTAAAACTCCGCTCCCTGACCTCACACGAGCCCCCGTGAGTCTCTCACGCCCTCTGCTGTGTTCTCGCCTGGCTAAAGCGAGTGgcttttgaggtggagtctgaaCCCCTGATGGGAAACTGCGGGCTGCCCGcggtgccaccatgctgggtacATGGGGGACAGGGCTGTCTCCGTCTTGCGGGTACCTGCCCCTTCACCAGGGGCCTTGGGAGGGGCCATCAGAAATGGCGTGACCTGTGCAGCCTGTCCTGGGTTCTGTAAGCCAGTGTAGGTGCTGTCCCTGTGAGGCCCATGTGCCTCCCCTCACTGCTCCGAGCTCTCTGGCTGAGGAACTGGGGCAGGAGCCCCAGGAGGGTCTGAGAAGACTCAGAGGGAGGTGGACTCTTTGTAGCTGGTACTAGGTTtgctttacagatggggaaactgaggcacagagaggttgaggcaTTAATAGGCATTACTACATGGCTGGCTGGAGAGCCGGACAGTCAGTGTCCCAGCCCGGGCTTGGCTCCCATGGCATGCAGAGCCCCGGGCACCTCCTCTCCTCTGTGCCCCGCGTGGGACTCTCCAGCCTGACGGGAGGTGTGTCCAGGAGGCGACAGGCTAAGGGCAGAGTCCTCCGCAGAGCCCAGGCTGACACCAGTCCCCCCGCAGAGGTACAGCCCCGTGGTGGAGGCCGGCTCGGACATGGTCTTCCGGTGGACCATCAACGACAAGCAGTCCCTGACCTTCCAGAACGTGGTCTTCAATGTCATTTAGCAGAGCGCGGCGGTCTTCAAGCTCTCAGTAggtgggcgggggtggggaggggaggggatggggcggggtggggcgggggcgggCTCCACCTTCACCTTCACCTCTGCCTTCTGCTCTGCTTCATGCTGCCCGAGGACGCTGCCATGGCTGTGGGTGCGTGGAGGGAGGGACGCCAAGCAGGGCCAGGCCTCTCACCTGCCACCTGGGCCGACTGATGCCTGTCCCTGCAGCTGACGGCCTCCAACCACGTGAGCAACGTCACTGTGAACTACAACGTCACCGTGGAGCGGATGAACAGGATGCAGGGCCTGCGGGTCTCCACAGTGCCGGCCGTGCTGTCCCCCAATGCCACGCTGGCACTGACGGCGGGCGTGCTGGTGGACTCGGCCGTGGAGGTGGCCTTCCTGTGAGTGACTCGGGGGCCGGTCTGGGGTGGGCACCAGGCTCTTGTCCCGGCCCCAGCCTCAGCCGAGGGACCCCACATCAGGGGGTTGCttttctgagcctcggtttccctgTCTGTTGGGAGGTACTGGGTGCACAGGAGCCCTGAGGCTGCACGGGAGCCGGGAGAGGACTCAGCACAGCCGGGTGGGCCCTGAATGGAGGCCCGGGGCGTGACTGCAGAGTGGAGCCTCGGCTGGGTCCCAAGCACCCCCTGCCCCGCCACCGCGCACCTGTGCCCCGCCACTGCGCACCCCTGTCCCGGTtcactcactgcctcccaccGCCCCGGCAGGTGGACCTTTGGGGATGGGGAGCAGGCCCTCCACCAGTTCCAGCCTCCGTACAACGAGTCCTTCCCGGTTCCAGACCCCTCGGTGGCCCAGGTGCTGGTGGAGCACAATGTCACGCACACCTACGCTGCCCCAGGTGAGGGATGAGGGGGTGAGGGGGCCACTGCCTTTCAGGCTCTGAGCACGGGGCCCCCCAGTCCCCCAGTCAAGCTGCCCCGCTTCCTCCCCAACAGCCCTCACTGTGACCTCACCTGGGCTGATGGCTTAGGCCCCTACTGGGGTGagggagaggccaggcgtgggggcagTGGACAGGGAAGCTGGGCCCCCTGAACTGCCCTCCCCCCCCGGCCTGGCTCTTGCTGCTCTGCTGCCCCGAGTGCAGCTGCACTTGGAGGCGGTGCCGTCCTCACCAGGCAGCCCTCAGTGCTGCTGCACCTGTGCTCCGTCCCGCACGTGGCTTGGGAGCCTGGGACCCTTAAGGCTGGGCCGCAGGTGCAGCCGTTCACCCCGGGCTCCTCAGGCGGGGGGGCTTCTGCCGAGCAGGTGGGGAGCAGGTGGGGGTGCCGCGGCTGCCCCACTTGGGCCTGTCCCCACAGGTGAGTACGTCCTGACCGTCTTGGCATCTAATCCCTTTGAGAACCGGACGCAGCAGGTGCCTGTGAGCGTGCGCGCCTCCCTGCCCTCCATGGCTGTGGGTGTGAGTGATGGCGTCCTGGTGGCCGGCCGGCCCATCACCTTCTACCCGCACCCGCTGCCCTCGCCTGGGGGTGTTCTTTACACGTTGGACTTCGGGGACGGCTCCCCTGTCCTGACCCAGAGCCATCCGGCTGCCAACCACACCTATGCCTCGAGGGGCACCTACCACGTGCGCCTGGAGGTCAACAACACGGTGAGCGGTGCGGCGGCCCAGGCGGATGTGTGCGTCTTTGAGGAGCTCCGCGGGCTCAGCGTGGACATGAGCCTGGCCGTAGAGCAGGGTGCCCCCGTGGTGGTCAGCGCCGCGGTGCAGACGGGCGACAACATCACGTGGACCTTCGAGATGGGGGACGGCACCGTGCCGTCGGGCCCGGAGGCCACAGTGGAGCATGTGTACCTGCGGGCACAGAACTGCACAGTGACCGTGGGTGCGGCCAGCCCCGCCGGCCACCTGGCCCGGAGCCTGCACGTGCTGGTCTTCGTCCTGGAGGTGCTGCGCGTCGAGCCCACCGCCTGCATCCCCACGCAGCCTGACGCGCGGCTCACGGCCTACGTCACCGGGAACCCGGCCCACTACCTCTTCGATTGGACCTTTGGGGATGGCTCCTCCAACACGACCGTGCGGGGGTGCCCGACGGTGACGCACAACTTCACGCGGAGTGGCACGTTCCCCCTGGCGCTGGTGCTGTCCAGCCGCGTGAACAGGGCGCATTACTTCACCAGCATCTGCGTGGAGCCAGAGGTGGGCAACGTCACCCTGCAGCCAGAGAGGCAGTTTGTGCAGCTTGGGGACGAGGCCCggctggtggcatgtgcctggccCCCGTTCCCCTACCGCTATACCTGGGACTTTGGCACTGAGGAAGCCGCCCCCGCCCGTGCCGGGGGCCCTGAGGTGACGTTCATCTACCGAGACCCAGGCTCCTATCTTGTGACAGTCACCGCGTCCAACAACATCTCCGCTGCCAATGACTCAGCCCTGGTGGAGGTGCAGGAGCCCGTGCTGGTCACCAGCATCAAGGTCAGTGGCTCCCTTgggctggagctgcagcagccctACCTGTTCTCTGCTGTGGGCCGTGGGCGCCCCGCCAGCTACCTGTGGGATCTGGGGGATGGTGGGCGGCTCGAGGGTCCGGAGGTCACCCACGCTTACAACAGCACAGGTGACTTCACCGTTAGGGTGGCCGGCTGGAATGAGGTGAGCCGCAGCGAGGCCTGGCTCAATGTGACGGTGAGGCGGCGCGTGCGGGGGCTCGTCGTCAATGCCAGCCGCACAGTGGTGCCCCTGAATGGGAGCGTGAGCTTCAGCACCTCGCTGGAGGCCGGCAGTGATGTGCGCTATTCCTGGGTGCTCTGTGACCGCTGCACGCCCATCCCTGGGGTTCCTACCATCTCTTTACACCTTCCGCTCCGTTGGCACCTTCAATATCATCGTCACGGCTGAGAAcgaggtgggctccacccaggaCAGCATCTTCGTCTATGTCCTGCAGCTCATAGAGGGGCTGCAGGTGGTGGGCGGTGGCCGCTACTTCCCCACCAACCACACGGTACAGCTGCAGGCCGTGGTCAGGGACGGCACCAACATATCCTACAGCTGGACTGCCTGGAGGGACAGGGGCCCGGCCCTGGCCGGCAGCGGCAAAGGCTTCTCGCTCACCGCGCTTGAGGCCGGCACCTACCATGTGCAGCTGCGGGCCACCAACATGCTGGGCAGCGCCTGGGACAACTGCACCGTGGACTTCGTGGAGCCTGTGGGGTGGCTGATGGTGGCCGCCTCCCCGAACCCAGCTGCCGTCAACACAAGCGTCACCCTCAGTGCCGAGCTGGCTGGTGGCAGTGGTGTCGTATACACTTGGTCCTTGGAGGAGGGGCTGAGCTGGGAGACCCCCGAGTCATTTACCACCCACAGCTTCCCCACACCCGGCCTGCACTTGGTCACCATGACGGCAGGGAACCCGCTGGGCTCAGCCAACGCCACTGTGTAAGTGGATGTGCAGGTGCCTGTGAGTGGCCTCAGCATCAGGGCCAGCGAGCCGGGAGGCAGCTTCGTGGTGGCCGGGTCCTCTGTGCCCTTTTGGGGGCAGCTGGCCACGGGCACCAATGTGAGCTGGTGCTGGGCTGTGCCCGGCAGAAGCAGCAAGCGTGGCTCTCATGTCACCATGGTCTTCCCGGATGCTGGCACCTTTTCCATCCGGCTCAATGCCTCCAACGCAGTCAGCTGGGTCTCAGCCACGTACAACCTCACGGTGGAGGAGCCGATCGTGGGCCTGGTGCTGTGGGCCAGCAGCAAGGTGGTGGCGCCCGGGCAGCTTGTCCATTTTCAGATCCTGCTGGCTGCCGGCTCAGCTGTCACCTTCCGCCTGCAGGTCGGCGGGGCCAGCCCCGAGGTGCTCCCCGGGCCCCGTTTCTCCCACAGCTTCCCCCGCGTCGGAGACCACGTGGTGAGCGTGCAGGGCAAAAACCACGTGAGCTGGGCCCAGGCGCAGGTGCGCATCGTGGTGCTGGAGGCCGTGAGCGGGCTGCAGGTGCCCAACTGCTGCGAGCCTGGCATCGCCACGGGCACTGAGAGGAACTTCACAGCCCGCGTGCAGCGCGGCTCTTGGGTCGCCGACGCCTGGTACTTCTCACTGCAGAAGGTCCAGGGCGACTCGCTGGTCATCCTGTCGGGCCGCAACGTCACCTACACGCCCGCGGCCGCGAGGCTGTTGGAAATCCAGGTGCGCGCCTTCAACGCCCTGGGCAGTGAGAACCGCACGCTGGTGCTGGAGGTTCAGGACGCTGTCCAGTATGTGGCCCTGCGGAGTGGCCCCTGCTTCACCAACCGCTCGGCGCAGTTTGAGGCCgccaccagccccagcccccGGCGCGTGGCCTACCACTGGGACTTTGGGGATGGGTCCCCAGGGCAGGACACAGATGAGCCCAGGGCTGAGCACTCCTACCTGAGGCCTGGGGACTACCGCGTGCAGGTGAACGCCTCCAACCTGGTGAGCTTCTTCGTGGCGCAGGCCACGGTGACCGTCCAGGTGCTGGCCTGCCGGGAGCCGGAGGTGGACGTGGTCCTGCCCCTGCAGGTGCTGATGCGGCGATCACAGCGCAACTACCTGGATGCCCACGTTGAGCTGCGCGACTGCGTCACCTACCAGACTGAGTACCGCTGGGAGGTGTACTGCACCGCCAGCTGCCAGCGGCCGGGGCGCCCGGCGCGTGTGGCCCTGCCCGGCGTGGATGTGAGCCGGCCTCACCTGGTGCTGCCGCGGTTGGCGCTGCCTGTGGGGCACTACTGCTTTGTGTTTGTCGTGTCATTTGGGGACACGCCACTGGCACGGAGCATCCAGGCCAATGTGACGGTGGCCCCCGAGCGCCTGGTGCCCATCACTGAGGGTGGCTCATACCGCGTGTGGTCAGACACACAGGACCTGGTGCTGGATGAGAGCGAGTCCTACGACCCCAACCTGGAGGACGGCGACCGGACGCCGCTCAGTTTCCACTGGGCCTGTGTGGCTTCGACACAGGTCAGTGCGTGGCAGGGCCGTCATCCCTGCCCCTCACCCGTCCACACCCATGAGCCCAGAGAACACCCAGCTTGCCACCAGGGCTGGCCCGTCCTCAGTGCCTGGTGGGTCCCGTCCCAGCATGGGGAGGGGGTCTCCCGCGCTGTCTCCTGGGCCGGGCTCTGCTTTAAAACTGGATGGGGTTCTCAGGCCACGTCGCCCCTTGTTCTTGGCCTGCAGAGGGAGGCTGGTGGGTGTGCGCTGAACTTTGGGCCCCGCGGGAGCAGCACGGTCACCATTCCACGGGAGCGGCTGGCGGCTGGCGGCTGGCGTGGAGTACACCTTCAGCCTCACCGTGTGGAAGGCCGGCCGCAAGGAGGAGGCCACCAACCAGACGGTGGGTGCCGCCCGCCCCTCGGCCACTTGCCTTGGACAGCCCAGCCTCCCTGCTCATCTACTGTTTCCCGTGTTTTAGTGCTGGTGGAGGCTGCGCGCCCTTCCCTCTCTGTTTCTGTTGCAAATTCTATGTAACACGACAGCCTGCTTCAGCTTTGCTTCCTTCCAAACCTGCCACAGTTCCATGTACAGTCTTCAAGCCACATATGCTCTAGTGACAAAAGCTACACAGTCCCCCAGCGATACCAACAGTGAGGAAGAGCCCCTTCCCACCCCAGAGgcagccactgtccccagcccaTGTCCCTGTTGCTGGATGTGGTGGGCTGGTTCTCACCCTCACGCTCCCCTCTCTGGACCGGCCAGGAGGCTTGGTGACCCTGAGCCCGTGGTGGCTGCTCCTGCTGCTGTCTGGTGGGGCCTGCTGGTGCCCCAGAGTGGGTGTCTGTTCCCCAGTCCCTGCTTTCCTCAGCTGGCCTGATTGGGGGTCTGCCCAGAGGGGTCGTCTGAGGGGAGGGTGTGGGAGCAGGTTCCAtcccggctcagcctcctgacCCAGGCCCTGGCTAAGGGCTGCAGGAGTCTGTGAGTCAGGCCTACGTGGCAACTGCGGTCCTCGCACCCACACATACGTCTGTTCCCACACGCATCCCCCCAGGGGCCCTCAGTGAGCATTGCCTGCCTCCTGCCAGGGTCCAGCTGGGTGCAGTACACCAGAACACACACCCCAGTGTCCTCTGCCCTGTGTATGCCCTTCCGCCGCCCAAGTTGGAAGGTGGCAAACCGGATGAGTATCCTGGGAGGGGGTGAGCTCACCGGCAGTGGCCAGGCCCCTGGGAAACCTGGAGTTTGGGAGCAGCAtcctccacgggtcccccagacCTTCCAGCAGGCCAAATAGACCTGTGTTGGAGGTAAGCCCACTCCCACGCCAGGTGCTGATCCGGAGTGGCCGGGTGCCCATTGTGTCCTTGGAGTGTGTGTCCTGCAAGGCGCAGGCCGTGTACGAAGTGAGCCGCAGCTCCTACGTGTACCTGGAGGGCCGCTGCCTCAATTGCAGCAGCGGCTCCAAGCGAGGGGTGAGTGTTGAGCAGGGTGTGGGCGGGCTGGGGATGGGTCCCATGGCTGAGGGGACGGGGCCTGCAGGCAGAAGTGGGGCTGACAGGGCAGAGGGTTGCGCCCCCTCACCATCCCTTCTGCCTGCAGCGGTGGGCTGCACGTACGTTCAGCAACAAGACGCTGGTGCTGGATGAGACCACCACATCCACGGGCAGCGCAGGCATGCGACTGGTGCTGCGGCGGGGCGTGCTGCGGGACGGCGAGGGATACACCTTCACGCTCACGGTGCTGGGCCGCTCTGGCGAGGAGGAGGGCTGCGCCTCCATCCGCCTGTCCCCCAACCGCCCGCCACTGGGGGGCTCTTGCCGCCTCTTCCCACTGGGCGCTGTGCACGCCCTCACCACCAAGGTGCACTTCGAATGCATGGGTGAGTGCAGGCCTGCGTGGGGGGAGCAGCGGGATCCCCCGACTCTGACGTCGTGGAGCCCTCCCGTGATGCTGTGGGGACCGTCCCTCAGGCTGGCATGACGCGGAGGATGCTGGTGCCCCGCTGGTGTACGCCCTGCTGCTGCGGCGCTGTCGCCAGGGCCACTGCGAGGAGTTCTGTTTGTCTACAAGGGCAGCCTCTCCAGCTACGAAGCAGTGCTGCCCCCGGGTTTCAGGCCACACTTCGAGGTGGGCCTGGCCGTGGTGGTGCAGGACCAACTGGGAGCCGCTGTGGTCGCCCTCAACAGGTGAGCCAGGCCATGGGAGGGCGCCCCCGAGACTGCCACCTGCTCACCACCCCCCTCTGCTCTTAGGTCTCTGGCCATCACCCTCCCAGAGCCCAACGGCAGCGCAACGGGGCTCACAGTCTGGCTGCACGGGCTCACCACTAGTGTGCTCCTGGGGCTGCTGCGGCAGGCCAATCCCCAGCATGTCATTGAGTACTCGCTGGCCCTGGTCACCGTGCTGAACGAGGTGAGTGCAGCCTGGGAGGGGACCTCACATCTGCTGCATGCGTGCTGGGGACCAAGACCTGTACCCCTGCCTGGAGCTTTGCGGAGGGCTCATCCCGGGCTCCAGAGATAAATCCCAGTGACCCTGAAGCAGCACCCCGACCTTCCGCTCCCAGCAGCCACACCCACCGGGCCCTCTCCGGCGTCTGCTTTCCACAATGCAGCCCCCGCCCAGGAGGGCCCATGTGCTTACCCTGTTTTGCCCATGAAGAAACAGCTCAGTGTTGCGGGTCAGTGCCCACATCACACAGCATCTAGCACGTAACTGCACCCCGGGAGTCGTGGACATCTGCTGGCCTCCTGCCGGCCTCCTGCCCTGCTGACAGCTTGCTGTGCCCCCTGCCTGCCCCAGTACGAGCAGGCCCTGGAAGTGGCGGCAGAGCCCAAGCACGAGCGGCAGCGCCGATCCCAGATAACGCAAGAACATCACAGAGACTCTGGTGTCCCTGCGGGTCCACACTGTGGATGACATCCAGCAGATCGCTGCTGCGCTGGCCCAGTGCAtggtctccttccctcctcctatccgccatcctctcctcccctccttcctcctccccttccccctcctcccatccccctcctcccctctcccatcctccctcctcccatccccctcctcccctcctccctcctcccctcctccctcctcccatccccctcctctcctccccttctctcccctcctcccctcccctcctctttccctaccctcctcccctcccctcctctttccctaccctcctcccctcccctcctctttccctaccctcctcccctctcctcctcttctcctcccctcctcttccctctcctcttcccctcccctcctcttccctctcctcttcccctcccctcctcatccctcccctcttcatccctcccctctttccctcccctcttcccctcccctcctcatccctcccctcttcatccctcccctctttccctcccctcttcccctcccctcctcatccctcccctctttcccctcttcccctccccttctctcccctcccctttctcccccttctctcccctcccctctctccccttctctcccctcccctctccccttctctcccctcccctctcccctcccctctccccttctcactccttctctcccctccccttctcactccctctcccctcccctctcccctcccccttctctcccctcccctctcccctccccccttctctcccctcccctctccccctcccctctcccctccccgtttctctcccctctcccccttctctcccctcccctctcccccttctctcccctcccctctcccccttccctcccctcccctctcccccttccctcccctcccctctcccccttccttcccctctcccccttctctcccctcccctcccctctcccccttctctcccctcccctcccctctcccccttctctcccctcccctcccctctcccccttctctcccctcccctctcctctcccccttctctcccctcccctctcctctcccccttctctcccctcccctctcctctcccccttctctccccttccctctcctctccccccttttctccccttccctct
This sequence is a window from Gorilla gorilla gorilla isolate KB3781 chromosome 18, NHGRI_mGorGor1-v2.1_pri, whole genome shotgun sequence. Protein-coding genes within it:
- the LOC101131561 gene encoding LOW QUALITY PROTEIN: polycystin-1-like (The sequence of the model RefSeq protein was modified relative to this genomic sequence to represent the inferred CDS: inserted 1 base in 1 codon; deleted 8 bases in 6 codons; substituted 2 bases at 2 genomic stop codons), yielding MPPAAPVRLALALGLGLWLGALAGGPGRGCGPCEPPCLCGPAPGAACRVNCSGRGCGRSVPRCASPRTPQRYRMLGAGGACSVIDKPRSTSPPLAQPIYRHLQQTLTKATKDVSHNLLRALDVGLLANLSALAELDISNNKISTLEEGIFANLFNLSEINLSGNPFECDCGLAWLPRWAEEQQVRVVQPEAATCAGPGSLAGQPLLGIPLLDSGCGEEYVACLPDNSSGTVAAVSFSAAHEGLLQPEACSAFCFSTGQGLAALSEQGWCLCGAAQPSSASFACLSLCSSPPPPPAPTCRGRTLLQHVFPASPGAALVGPHGPLASGRLAAFHIAAPLPVTATRWDFGDGSPEVDAAGPAASHRYVLPGRYHVTAVLALGAGSALLGTDVQVEAAPATLELVCPSSVQSDESLDLSIRNRGGSGLEAAYSIVALGEEPARAVHPLCPSDTEIFPGSGHCYRLVVEKAAWLQAQEQCRAWAGAALAMVDSPAVQRFLVSRVTRSLDVWIGFSTVQGVEVGPAPQGEAFSLESCQNWLPGEPHPATAEHCVRLGPTGWCNTDLCSAPHSYVCELRPGGPVQDAENLLVGAPSGDLQGPLTPLAQQDGLSAPHEPVEVMVFPGLRLSREAFLTTAEFGTQELRRPAQLRLQVYRLLSTAGTPENGSEPESRSPDNRTQLVPACMPGGCWCPGANICLPLDASCHPQACANGCTSGPGLPGAPYALWREFLFSVPAGPPRAVLAQPLLPVCQVLACVLSPCVPLSATVLPVLVRSTVGRLPEVTLHGQDVLMLPGDLVGLQHDAGPGALLHCSPAPSHPGPQAPYLSANASSWLPHLPAQLEGTWACPACALRLLAATEQLTVLLGLRPNPGLRLPGRYEVRAEVGNGVSRHNLSCSFDVVSPVAGLRVIYPAPHHGRLYVPTNGSALVLQVDSGANATATARWPGGSVSARFENACPALVATFVPGCPWETNDTLFSAVALPWLSEGEHVMDVVVENSASRANLSLRVTAEEPICGLRATPSPEARVLQGVLVRYSPVVEAGSDMVFRWTINDKQSLTFQNVVFNVIXQSAAVFKLSLTASNHVSNVTVNYNVTVERMNRMQGLRVSTVPAVLSPNATLALTAGVLVDSAVEVAFLWTFGDGEQALHQFQPPYNESFPVPDPSVAQVLVEHNVTHTYAAPGEYVLTVLASNPFENRTQQVPVSVRASLPSMAVGVSDGVLVAGRPITFYPHPLPSPGGVLYTLDFGDGSPVLTQSHPAANHTYASRGTYHVRLEVNNTVSGAAAQADVCVFEELRGLSVDMSLAVEQGAPVVVSAAVQTGDNITWTFEMGDGTVPSGPEATVEHVYLRAQNCTVTVGAASPAGHLARSLHVLVFVLEVLRVEPTACIPTQPDARLTAYVTGNPAHYLFDWTFGDGSSNTTVRGCPTVTHNFTRSGTFPLALVLSSRVNRAHYFTSICVEPEVGNVTLQPERQFVQLGDEARLVACAWPPFPYRYTWDFGTEEAAPARAGGPEVTFIYRDPGSYLVTVTASNNISAANDSALVEVQEPVLVTSIKVSGSLGLELQQPYLFSAVGRGRPASYLWDLGDGGRLEGPEVTHAYNSTGDFTVRVAGWNEVSRSEAWLNVTVRRRVRGLVVNASRTVVPLNGSVSFSTSLEAGSDVRYSWVLCDRCTPIPGVPTISYTFRSVGTFNIIVTAENEVGSTQDSIFVYVLQLIEGLQVVGGGRYFPTNHTVQLQAVVRDGTNISYSWTAWRDRGPALAGSGKGFSLTALEAGTYHVQLRATNMLGSAWDNCTVDFVEPVGWLMVAASPNPAAVNTSVTLSAELAGGSGVVYTWSLEEGLSWETPESFTTHSFPTPGLHLVTMTAGNPLGSANATVXVDVQVPVSGLSIRASEPGGSFVVAGSSVPFWGQLATGTNVSWCWAVPGRSSKRGSHVTMVFPDAGTFSIRLNASNAVSWVSATYNLTVEEPIVGLVLWASSKVVAPGQLVHFQILLAAGSAVTFRLQVGGASPEVLPGPRFSHSFPRVGDHVVSVQGKNHVSWAQAQVRIVVLEAVSGLQVPNCCEPGIATGTERNFTARVQRGSWVADAWYFSLQKVQGDSLVILSGRNVTYTPAAARLLEIQVRAFNALGSENRTLVLEVQDAVQYVALRSGPCFTNRSAQFEAATSPSPRRVAYHWDFGDGSPGQDTDEPRAEHSYLRPGDYRVQVNASNLVSFFVAQATVTVQVLACREPEVDVVLPLQVLMRRSQRNYLDAHVELRDCVTYQTEYRWEVYCTASCQRPGRPARVALPGVDVSRPHLVLPRLALPVGHYCFVFVVSFGDTPLARSIQANVTVAPERLVPITEGGSYRVWSDTQDLVLDESESYDPNLEDGDRTPLSFHWACVASTQREAGGCALNFGPRGSSTVTIPREGWRLAAGVEYTFSLTVWKAGRKEEATNQTVLIRSGRVPIVSLECVSCKAQAVYEVSRSSYVYLEGRCLNCSSGSKRGRWAARTFSNKTLVLDETTTSTGSAGMRLVLRRGVLRDGEGYTFTLTVLGRSGEEEGCASIRLSPNRPPLGGSCRLFPLGAVHALTTKVHFECMGWHDAEDAGAPLVYALLLRRCRQGHCEEFCVYKGSLSSYEAVLPPGFRPHFEVGLAVVVQDQLGAAVVALNRSLAITLPEPNGSATGLTVWLHGLTTSVLLGLLRQANPQHVIEYSLALVTVLNEYEQALEVAAEPKHERQRRSQIRKNITETLVSLRVHTVDDIQQIAAALAQCMGPSRELVCRSCLKQMLHKXEAMMRILQAETTVGTVTPTAIGDSILNITGDLIHLASSDVRAPQPSAGSRELGAESPSRMVASQAYNLTSALMRILMRSRVLNEEPLTLTGEEIVAQGKRSDPWSLLCYGCTPGPGCHFSIPEAFSGALANFSDVVQLIFLVDSNPFPFGYISNYTVSTKVASMAFQTQAGAQIPIERLASECAITVKVPNNSDWVARGHHSSANSVVVQPQASVGAVVTLDSSNPAAVLHLQLNYTLLDDRYLSEEPEPYLAVYLHSEPRPNEHNCSASRRIRPESLQGANHRPYTFFISPGTRDPAGSYHLNLSSHFRWSALEVSVGLYTSLCQYFSEEDVVWRTEALLPLEETSPCQAVCLTRHLAAFSASLFVPPSHVRFVFPEPTADVNYIVMLTCAVCLVTYMVMAAIVHKLDQLDASRGRAIPFCGQRGRFKYEILVKTGWGRGSGTTAHVGIVLYGVDSRSGHRHLDGDRAFHRNSLDIFWIATPHSLGSVWKIRVWHDNKGLSPAWFLQHIIVRNLQTARSAFFLVNDWLSVETEANGGPVEKEVLAVSDAALLRFRRLLVAELQRGFFDKHIWLSIWDRPPRSRFTRMQRATCCVLLICLFLGANAVWYGAVGDSAYSTGRVSRLSPLSINTVAVGLVSSVVVYPVYLAILFLFRMSRSKDPVGMDWIIPHSLEELKDTQPVGD